One Acidobacteriota bacterium DNA segment encodes these proteins:
- a CDS encoding 50S ribosomal protein L7/L12: protein MADIQALEDQIVGLSLLDAAALVKKLEARLGVSAAAAAPVMVAGGGAGAAAAAAAPEEKTEFTVVLTGVGANKINVIKAVREVTSLGLKEAKDLVDGAPKPIKEGVNKEEAENIKKKFTEAGATVEVK, encoded by the coding sequence ATGGCGGATATTCAAGCATTGGAAGATCAGATTGTTGGGTTGTCGCTGCTCGATGCGGCGGCGCTCGTTAAAAAACTGGAAGCTCGCCTCGGCGTATCGGCCGCGGCTGCTGCTCCAGTTATGGTAGCCGGTGGCGGTGCCGGAGCGGCCGCGGCTGCGGCGGCTCCCGAAGAGAAGACAGAATTCACCGTCGTTCTCACCGGTGTTGGCGCCAATAAAATCAATGTGATCAAGGCTGTACGCGAAGTCACCAGCCTGGGCCTGAAAGAGGCGAAGGACCTGGTTGACGGCGCCCCGAAGCCCATTAAGGAAGGCGTCAACAAGGAAGAAGCCGAGAACATCAAAAAGAAGTTCACGGAAGCTGGCGCTACAGTTGAAGTTAAGTAG
- the rplJ gene encoding 50S ribosomal protein L10, with protein MAVTRAKKSEQVEKLAADLKQVNSMIVGTFGKLTVAQDFELRKTVRIAGGRYHVVKNTLARRAAQGTAVEEALKSVKGVTSIAYTRGDPVALAKALTKYVSDNPEFSFKLGVIEGKVISINEVKALASMPGKEELYSKLLFLISAPAQRLVTTLSAVGRDLAVVVNQGVMENKFAE; from the coding sequence ATGGCTGTTACAAGAGCGAAGAAGTCAGAACAAGTTGAGAAGCTGGCTGCCGACCTGAAGCAGGTCAACAGCATGATTGTCGGTACCTTTGGAAAGCTCACCGTGGCGCAGGATTTCGAGCTGCGTAAGACTGTGCGCATCGCCGGCGGCAGGTACCACGTCGTGAAGAACACGTTGGCACGTCGCGCTGCGCAAGGCACTGCCGTTGAAGAGGCCCTCAAGAGCGTGAAGGGTGTTACATCGATCGCCTACACGAGGGGTGATCCGGTGGCCTTGGCCAAGGCCCTCACGAAGTATGTGAGCGACAATCCGGAGTTCAGCTTTAAGCTGGGCGTCATTGAAGGCAAAGTGATCTCGATCAACGAGGTCAAAGCGCTCGCAAGCATGCCGGGCAAAGAGGAGCTTTACTCAAAGCTGCTCTTCCTCATCAGCGCTCCAGCTCAGCGTCTGGTCACGACATTGAGTGCCGTTGGTCGCGATCTGGCTGTCGTCGTGAATCAGGGCGTGATGGAAAACAAGTTTGCCGAATAA